A section of the Leptotrichia sp. HSP-342 genome encodes:
- a CDS encoding transketolase yields the protein MKIEDLQKKAKTLRKDIIEMIYRAKSGHPGGSLSIADILAVLYWKEMNIDPKNPKMENRDRLVLSKGHAAPALYAALIEKGFLGDEGKNLIPTLRKWHSPLQGHPDMKKLAGVEMSTGSLGQGLSAANGMALSAKIYNNDYRVYAILGDGELQEGQVWEAAMTAAHYKLDNLVAIVDYNNLQIDGKVSDVMDVAPVGEKFKAFKWNVIEIDGHNYEEIINALDTARTVKGQPTVIVANTVKGKGVSFMENNAGFHGAAPNDEEYKKAMEELS from the coding sequence TTGAGAAAAGATATTATTGAAATGATTTACAGGGCAAAATCAGGACATCCAGGAGGTTCACTTTCGATTGCTGATATTTTAGCTGTGCTTTACTGGAAAGAAATGAACATTGACCCAAAAAATCCAAAAATGGAAAACAGGGATAGATTGGTTCTTAGTAAAGGGCATGCTGCTCCTGCACTGTATGCGGCTTTGATAGAAAAAGGATTTTTAGGGGATGAAGGGAAAAATCTTATTCCAACACTTAGAAAATGGCATTCTCCGCTTCAAGGGCATCCTGACATGAAAAAACTGGCTGGAGTTGAAATGTCAACAGGTTCTTTGGGACAAGGACTGTCTGCAGCAAACGGAATGGCTTTGAGTGCAAAAATTTACAATAATGATTATAGAGTTTACGCAATTCTAGGAGATGGAGAATTGCAGGAAGGTCAAGTTTGGGAAGCGGCTATGACAGCAGCACATTACAAGCTTGACAATTTAGTTGCGATAGTTGACTATAATAACTTGCAAATTGATGGAAAAGTTTCGGATGTAATGGATGTCGCTCCAGTTGGGGAAAAGTTCAAGGCTTTCAAATGGAATGTAATCGAGATTGACGGACACAATTATGAAGAAATCATAAATGCTCTTGACACAGCAAGAACAGTAAAAGGACAGCCAACAGTAATAGTTGCAAACACTGTAAAAGGAAAAGGTGTTTCATTCATGGAAAATAACGCTGGATTCCACGGGGCTGCTCCAAATGATGAAGAATACAAGAAGGCAATGGAAGAATTGAGCTAA